The sequence below is a genomic window from Streptomyces sp. NBC_00289.
ACACCGAGGGTGACGCCGAGTCCCCACGCCCAGGCGATGCTGTCGTGGTTCCCGAGGCCTCCCGGCGGCGTCGTGAGCGCTCCACCGGCGACGACCTGGGCGACCACGCCGCAGCCGAAGAGGATGAGGATCATCGTGCCCGCGAACTCGGCCGACACCTCGCCTATCAACCCTGTCCTTTTGAATCGCTCAGCCATGGAAGCCTGCTTCCCGCCGGCACAGGACCGGCTGTCGACTGCCAGAGCCCTCCCCGTATCAGCATAAGGCGATCAAGAACGAACCGCACAGAAGGGCGAAATACCATCCCTGACGGGACAAAGACGGCTGTCTCACCGCGTACAGGTCGACGTCCAGGCTGCCGGCGTAGGCGCGCGCCACGATCCGACGGAGCGCACATACGACGAACCCCATCCCGTGAATCAGGGGGATGGGGTTCGTGTGCGGAGCGCCGGGCAGGCCTTGCACCTGCATTTCCCCGCGGGAAGCGGGGCGTCTTTCCTTGGACCACCAACGCGAGACCGGGCGCCGGATTTCCGGTGACCGCTCAAGATCCAGCATAGCGCACGTGTACGACCGCTCGGCACCGCCGGCCGACCGGGCGGCCGTTCTCCGGCGCGACACCAAACTTGAACGCTTCGTTCTCTTGAATCATTCGTCTTAATGCCGATAGGTTCGACGCCATGACCGCATCCCGGACCCCGACCACCGCCGAGGAGCTGCGCGGTGCCGGCCTGCGGGTGACGGCCGCCCGCGTCGCGCTGCTCGAGACCGTCCGGAGCGGTGACCACCTCGATGTCGAGGCGATCGCCTCCGGGGTACGTGACCGCGTGGGCCACATATCCCTGCAAGCCGTCTACGACGCGCTGCACGCCCTCACCACGGCGGGCCTCGTCCGCCGGCTCGAGCCGCCCGGCAGCGCCGCCCGGTTCGAAGGACGCGTCGGGGACAACCACCACCATCTCGTGTGCCGCTCGTGCGGCGTCGTCGCCGACGTCGACTGCGCGGTCGGCCATGCGCCCTGCCTCGCCGCGTCCGACGACCGCGGTTTCGCGATCGACGAGGCCGAGGTCATCTACTGGGGCCTGTGCCCCGACTGTTCCACCGCCCCCGGTTCAGCACCCTGATCCACCCCGTTCGGAAGGATTCCCATGACCGAGAACCACGACGCGATCGTCACGGACGCGAAGACGGAGGAGGCCGGTGGCTGCCCGGTCGCGCACGGGCGCGCCGCGCACCCCACCCAGGGCGGCGGAAACCGTCAGTGGTGGCCGGAGCGGCTCAACCTGAAGATCCTCGCCAAGAACCCCGCCGTGGCGAACCCGCTCGGTGAGGAGTTCGACTACGCGGCGGCCTTCCAGGCCCTCGACCTCGCGGCCGTGAAACAGGACATCGCCGAGGTTCTCACCACCTCGCAGGACTGGTGGCCCGCCGACTTCGGCAACTACGGCCCGCTGATGATCCGTATGGCCTGGCACAGCGCGGGCACCTACCGCATCAGCGACGGCCGCGGCGGCGCCGGAGCCGGTCAGCAGCGCTTCGCCCCCCTCAACAGCTGGCCGGACAACGGCAACCTGGACAAGGCCCGCCGTCTGCTGTGGCCGGTCAAGAAGAAGTACGGCCAGAGCATCTCCTGGGCCGACCTCATGATCCTCACCGGCAACGTCGCCCTGGAGCAGATGGGCTTCGAGACCTTCGGCTTCGGCGGCGGCCGCGCCGACGTCTGGGAGGCCGAGGAGGACGTCTACTGGGGTCCCGAGACCACCTGGCTCGACGACCAGCGCTACACCGGCGACCGCGAGCTGGAGAACCCGCTCGGCGCGGTCCAGATGGGCCTCATCTACGTCAACCCGGAGGGCCCCAACGGCAACCCGGACCCGCTCGCGGCGGCCCGCGACATCCGTGAGACGTTCCGCCGGATGGCGATGAACGACGAGGAGACCGTCGCCCTGATCGCGGGCGGCCACACCTTCGGCAAGACCCACGGCGCCGGCCCGGCGGACAACGTCGGCGCCGACCCCGAGGCCGCCCCGATCGAGGCGCAGGGCCTCGGCTGGGCGAGCACCT
It includes:
- a CDS encoding Fur family transcriptional regulator, which gives rise to MTASRTPTTAEELRGAGLRVTAARVALLETVRSGDHLDVEAIASGVRDRVGHISLQAVYDALHALTTAGLVRRLEPPGSAARFEGRVGDNHHHLVCRSCGVVADVDCAVGHAPCLAASDDRGFAIDEAEVIYWGLCPDCSTAPGSAP